From the genome of Bubalus bubalis isolate 160015118507 breed Murrah chromosome 2, NDDB_SH_1, whole genome shotgun sequence, one region includes:
- the SMIM40 gene encoding small integral membrane protein 40: MAEEEGDVDEEDVFLAFARHPTPPRGPLRRAMDKAFFIFLVLIVTLLMLEAVCKLLWLLPWAKFEDWLLRTPEKEEELEL, from the coding sequence ATGGCCGAGGAGGAGGGCGATGTGGACGAGGAGGATGTGTTCCTGGCATTTGCCCGACATCCCACTCCTCCCAGGGGTCCCCTGCGGCGGGCCATGGACAAAGCCTTCTTTATCTTCCTGGTCCTCATCGTGACACTACTGATGCTGGAGGCTGTTTGTAAGCTGCTATGGCTGCTACCTTGGGCAAAGTTTGAGGACTGGCTCCTGAGAACCcctgagaaggaggaggagctggaatTGTGA
- the DAXX gene encoding death domain-associated protein 6, with amino-acid sequence MATANSIIVLDDDEEDEAAAQPGPSHPPPNPASPRAEAPGSSQPHGAGGSSSSGGKKCYKLENEKLFEEFLALCKTQTADHPEVVPFLYNRQQRAHPLFLASAEFCNILSRVLSRAQNRPAKLYVYINELCTVLKAHSAKKKLNLAPAATTSSEPSGNNPPTDPSSDPNAETTASEAPRTHGSRRQIQRLEQLLALYVAEIRRLQEKELDLSEMDDPDSTYLQEARLKRKLIRLFGRLCELKDCSSLTGRVIEQRIPYRGTRYPEVNRRIERLINKPGPDTFPDYGDVLRAVEKAAARHSLGLPRQQLQLMAQDAFRDVGIRLQERRHLDLIYNFGCHLTDDYRPGIDPALSDPVLARRLRENRSLAMSRLDEVISKYAMMQDRNEESERQKRRARLPQATSSHSEDTPKSSLDSGEGPSGMASQECPTTSKAEIDDEEDEESEEEEEEEEEEDEEEEEDEEEDDEATDSEEEEDLEQMKEGQGDDEEEEEEAEKDGDKSPVSPLPISTEKNLEPHKGNNGSSEKQQNKRLTESPSSLAEEPPAPSNVVAGSREEHLEELPLEEESPMSQLFELEIEALPLDTTPSPEERDISSSKKSEDLLTTVLENGAAMVTSTSFNGGVSPHTWGDSSPPRKKSRKEKQTEAGPLGKSHVEMQRAVQKNGQKTHALPSPPSPLASMAPVADSSTRVDSPSHGLVTSSLCSPLPTRLSHTPQSQPSRPGTYKMSVATQCDPEEIIVLSDSD; translated from the exons ATGGCCACCGCTAACAGCATCATCGTGCTGGATGATGATGAAGAAGATGAAGCAGCTGCTCAGCCAGggccctcccacccaccccctaaTCCGGCCTCACCCAGGGCAGAAGCCCCTGGCTCCTCTCAGCCCCacggggctggaggaagcagtaGTTCGGGCGGCAAGAAATGCTACAAGTTGGAGAATGAGAAGCTGTTTGAAGAG TTCCTTGCACTGTGTAAGACGCAGACGGCGGACCACCCTGAGGTGGTCCCGTTCCTCTATAACCGGCAGCAGCGGGCCCACCCTCTGTTTTTGGCCTCGGCGGAGTTCTGCAACATCCTCTCTCGGGTCCTCTCTCGGGCCCAGAACCGGCCAGCTAAGCTCTATGTCTACATTAATGAGCTCTGCACGGTTCTCAAGGCCCACTCAGCCAAGAAGAAGCTGAACCTGGCCCCTGCTGCCACCACCTCTAGTGAGCCCTCTGGGAATAACCCTCCCACAGACCCCTCCTCGGACCCAAATGCTGAGACCACTGCCTCTGAGGCCCCAAGGACCCATGGTTCCCGGCGGCAGATCCAGCGCTTGGAGCAGCTGCTGGCACTGTATGTGGCAGAGATCCGGCGGCTGCAAGAAAAGGAGTTGGATCTCTCAGAAATGGATGACCCAGACTCCACTTACCTGCAGGAAGCAAGGTTGAAGCGTAAGCTGATCCGTCTCTTTGGGCGGCTGTGTGAGCTGAAAGACTGCTCTTCACTGACAGGCCGGGTCATAGAGCAGCGCATCCCCTACCGTGGTACCCGCTACCCAGAGGTCAATAGGCGCATTGAGCGGCTCATCAACAAGCCAGGGCCTGATACCTTCCCTGACTATGGAGATGTACTGCGGGCCGTAGAGAAGGCAGCTGCTCGGCACAGCCTTGGCCTCCCCCGACAGCAGCTCCAGCTCATGGCTCAGGATGCCTTCCGAGATGTGGGCATCAGGTTACAGGAGCGTCGCCACCTGGATCTCATCTACAACTTTGGCTGTCACCTCACAGATGACTATAGGCCAG GCATTGATCCCGCACTGTCAGATCCTGTCCTGGCCCGGCGCCTGCGGGAGAACCGAAGCTTGGCTATGAGCCGGCTGGATGAGGTCATCTCCAAGTACGCAATGATGCAAGACAGGAATGAGGAGAgtgagagacagaagagaagagcCCGGCTCCCCCAGGCCACCTCTTCCCACTCTGAAGATACCCCCAAATCCTCGTTGGATTCTGGTGAG GGCCCTAGTGGGATGGCATCCCAGGAGTGTCCTACCACTTCCAAGGCTGAGATCGATGATGAAgaagatgaggaaagtgaagaggaggaggaagaggaagaggaggaagacgaggaagaggaggaagacgaAGAGGAAGATGATGAGGCCACAGATTCTGAAGAAGAGGAGGATCTGGAACAGATGAAGGAAGGTCAGGGGGAcgatgaagaggaggaggaggaagcag agaaggatGGAGATAAGAGCCCCGTGTCCCCACTACCGATCTCCACTGAAAAGAACCTGGAACCTCATAAAGGGAACAATGGGTCTTCAGAGAAGCAGCAAAACAAAAGACTCACAGAGTCGCCATCTTCACTGGCAGAAGAGCCCCCGGCCCCCTCCAATGTAGTTGCTGGAAGCAGGGAAGAGCACCTCGAGGAGCTGCCCCTGGAGGAAGAGAGCCCTATGTCTCAGCTCTTTGAGCTAGAGATTGAAGCCTTGCCCCTGGATACGACCCCTTCCCCTGAGGAGAGggacatttcctcttccaagaaaTCAGAGGACCTCCTCACCACTGTGTTGGAGAATGGGGCCGCCATGGTCACCTCCACTTCCTTCAATGGAGGCGTCTCTCCTCACACTTGGGGGGATTCCAGTCCCCCCCGCAAGAAATCTCGGAAAGAGAAGCAAACAGAAGCTGGGCCATTAGGAAAGAG CCATGTGGAAATGCAAAGGGCAGTGCAGAAGAACGGGCAGAAGACACATGCCCTGCCCAGCCCGCCTTCCCCCTTGGCTTCTATGGCTCCAGTTGCTGATTCCTCAACAAGGGTGGACTCTCCTAGCCATGGCTTGGTGACCAGCTCCCTCTGTAGCCCACTTCCAACCCGGTTGTCCCACACTCCCCAGTCACAACCCTCCAGGCCTGGTACTTATAAG ATGAGTGTGGCCACACAGTGTGATCCCGAGGAGATCATCGTGCTCTCAGACTCTGATTAA
- the ZBTB22 gene encoding zinc finger and BTB domain-containing protein 22 produces MEPSPLSPSGAALPLPLSLAPPPLPLPAAAVVHVSFPEVTSALLESLNQQRLQGQLCDVSIRVQGREFRAHRAVLAASSPYFHDQVLLKGMTSISLPSVMDPGAFETVLASAYTGRLSMAAADIVNFLTVGSVLQMWHIVDKCTELLREGRASASATTVTTAAATSATVPGAGVPSGSGGTVAPATVSSLRSHASSRASENQSPSSSNYFSPRESTEFSSSSQEAFAASAVGSGERRTGGPVFPAPVVGSGGATSGKLLLEADELCDDGGDGRGAVVPGAGLRRPTYTPPSIVPQKHWVYVKRGGNCPASAPLAPQDPDLEEDEEEEDLVLTCEDDEDEELGGGSGVPAGGGPEATLSISDVRTLSEPPDKGEEQVNFCESSNDFGPYEGGGPGAGLDDSGGPTPSSYAPAHPPRPLLPLDMQGNQILVFPSSSSSSSSQPPGNQAEHGAVTLGGTPAGTLGGPGGTGGTPGGTGSGDGNKIFLCHCGKAFSHKSMRDRHVNMHLNLRPFDCPVCNKKFKMKHHLTEHMKTHTGLKPYECSVCAKKFMWRDSFMRHRGHCERRHHLGGGGGGGPGPGGGPSGPALQPKRESPGGGGGGSGDEASGATPPSSRCVWSPLSVHKVEMGFSGGGGAN; encoded by the coding sequence ATGGagccatctcctctgtctcccagcGGGGCAGCACTCCCCCTGCCTCTATCACTGGCCCCGCCACCACTGCCCCTGCCTGCAGCCGCCGTGGTACATGTGTCCTTCCCAGAGGTGACCAGTGCCCTCCTGGAGTCTCTCAATCAGCAGCGGCTGCAGGGCCAGCTCTGTGATGTGTCCATCCGGGTGCAGGGACGGGAGTTCCGGGCTCATCGTGCTGTCCTGGCTGCTTCTTCCCCTTACTTCCACGACCAGGTCCTACTCAAGGGCATGACTTCCATCTCGCTGCCCAGCGTCATGGACCCAGGAGCCTTTGAGACTGTCTTGGCTTCAGCTTACACTGGCCGCCTCAGCATGGCCGCTGCTGACATTGTTAACTTCCTCACAGTGGGGTCTGTGCTCCAAATGTGGCACATCGTGGATAAGTGCACTGAACTCCTCCGAGAGGGCCGGGCCTCAGCCAGCGCCACCACCGTCACCACTGCTGCAGCCACGTCGGCCACTGTCCCTGGTGCTGGGGTCCCTTCAGGGAGTGGGGGCACGGTGGCCCCTGCCACTGTGAGCTCCTTGCGCTCCCATGCCTCCAGCCGGGCCAGTGAGAATCAATCCCCCAGCAGCAGCAACTACTTCAGCCCCCGGGAGTCCACTGAGTTCTCATCTTCCTCCCAGGAGGCCTTTGCAGCTTCTGCAGTGGGCAGTGGGGAGCGCCGCACGGGCGGCCCTGTATTCCCTGCCCCTGTGGTTGGCAGTGGGGGTGCTACCTCTGGCAAGCTGCTGCTGGAGGCAGATGAGCTGTGTGATGACGGTGGGGATGGGAGAGGTGCGGTGGTCCCTGGGGCTGGGCTCCGCCGGCCCACCTATACACCCCCCAGCATTGTGCCACAGAAACACTGGGTATATGTGAAGCGGGGTGGAAACTGCCCAGCATCGGCACCCCTGGCTCCGCAAGACCCAGACCTGgaagaggatgaggaggaggaagacttgGTGTTGACCTGTGAGGATGACGAAGATGAAGAGCTGGGGGGTGGCTCTGGGGTTCCAGCAGGGGGAGGACCTGAGGCTACCCTTAGCATAAGTGATGTCCGGACCCTGTCTGAGCCTCCGGACAAGGGAGAGGAGCAGGTTAATTTCTGTGAGTCCTCCAATGACTTTGGTCCCTATGAAGGTGGGGGTCCTGGGGCAGGGCTTGATGATTCAGGGGGACCAACCCCTTCATCCTATGCTCCAGCCCACCCTCCAAGGCCCCTGCTCCCACTGGACATGCAGGGCAACCAGATCCTAGTCTTCCCAtcctcttcatcctcctcctcctcacagcCGCCAGGGAACCAAGCTGAACACGGGGCGGTGACCCTGGGGGGCACACCGGCAGGGACCCTGGGCGGGCCAGGTGGTACTGGCGGGACCCCTGGAGGGACAGGCAGTGGGGATGGAAATAAGATCTTTCTGTGCCACTGCGGGAAAGCCTTCTCCCACAAGAGCATGCGAGATCGTCATGTGAACATGCACCTCAACCTGCGGCCCTTTGACTGCCCCGTGTGCAACAAAAAGTTCAAGATGAAGCATCACCTGACGGAGCACATGAAGACGCACACGGGTCTCAAGCCCTACGAGTGCAGTGTCTGCGCCAAGAAGTTCATGTGGCGAGACAGCTTCATGCGCCACCGGGGACACTGTGAGCGCCGGCACCACTtaggcggcgggggcgggggtggaccGGGCCCCGGGGGCGGGCCCAGCGGACCggccttgcagcccaagagagagtcccccggcggcggcggcgggggcagcGGCGATGAGGCGAGTGGGGCCACGCCCCCGTCCAGCCGATGCGTCTGGTCCCCGCTCAGTGTCCACAAGGTGGAAATGGGCTTCAGTGGGGGCGGCGGAGCAAACTGA
- the LOC102399943 gene encoding tapasin isoform X1: MKRLSLLLAVALGLATAVSARPAVIECWFVEDAGGGKLAKKPAALLLRQGAESPPPRPDLAPERYLKVHDPAGALQAAFRQYPRDAPAPRCEMSLYVPLPASAKWLSGLTPEQSCPRALDGTWLMVSMSSPYLSLSSLLRPQSEPQPEPALITMATAVLTVFTHTPTPRIPMGQDALLDLSFAYVPLTPKAPSLAPGPPPFGLEWRRQHLGKGHLLLAVTPGLNGQVPAAQEGAVAFAAWDDNEPWGPWTGNGTFWLPAVRPSQEGTYLATVHLPYLQGQITLELAVQKPPKVALKPEPLVWAAPGEAPPELLCLVSHFYPSHGLEVEWELRGGPEGRFQKAEGQRWLSALTHHSDGSLSLSAHLQPPPVTSEQHGARYACRVHHPSLSTLGRSAEVTLQVAGLSGPSLEDGIGLFLSAFLLLGILKALGWAAAYLTTQNSMEKKTE, from the exons ATGAAGCGCCTGTCCCTGCTCCTCGCTGTGGCTTTGG GCTTGGCGACCGCTGTCTCGGCCAGACCCGCGGTGATTGAGTGCTGGTTCGTGGAGGATGCGGGCGGGGGCAAGTTGGCCAAGAAACCCGCTGCCCTGCTGCTGCGCCAGGGCGCGGAGAGCCCACCTCCTCGACCGGACCTCGCGCCAGAGCGCTACCTCAAAGTTCACG ACCCCGCGGGCGCCCTTCAGGCCGCCTTCAGGCAGTATCCCCGGGACGCCCCCGCGCCACGCTGCGAGATGAGCCTCTACGTCCCGCTCCCAGCCTCGGCCAAATGGCTCAGCGGCTTGACCCCGGAGCAGAGTTGCCCGCGGGCCCTAGACGGGACTTGGCTCATGGTCAGCATGTCTAGCCCGTACCTCAGCCTCTCCAGCCTCCTTCGACCACAGTCGGAGCCTCAGCCGGAGCCTGCTCTCATCACCATGGCAACAG CTGTCCTAACTGTCTTCACTCACACCCCCACCCCTCGCATCCCAATGGGACAAGATGCCTTGCTGGACTTGAGCTTTGCCTACGTGCCCCTCACCCCCAAGGCTCCTTCTCTGGCCCCAGGTCCCCCTCCCTTTGGGCTGGAGTGGCGACGCCAGCACCTGGGTAAGGGGCACCTGCTGCTAGCTGTGACTCCTGGACTGAATGGGCAGGTGCCAGCTGCCCAAGAGGGGGCAGTGGCATTTGCTGCTTGGGATGACAATGAGCCCTGGGGGCCATGGACCGGAAATGGGACCTTCTGGCTGCCTGCAGTTCGGCCCTCCCAGGAGGGTACCTATCTGGCTACTGTTCACCTGCCATACCTGCAAGGGCAGATCACCCTGGAGCTTGCTGTACAGA AACCCCCCAAGGTGGCCCTGAAACCAGAGCCTCTTGTATGGGCTGCTCCTGGGGAGGCACCCCCAGAGCTGCTCTGCCTCGTGTCCCACTTCTACCCCTCCCATGGGCTGGAGGTGGAGTGGGAGCTTCGGGGTGGCCCAGAGGGTCGCTTTCagaaggctgagggccagagGTGGCTCTCGGCCCTGACACATCACTCAGACGGCTCTTTGAGCCTCTCCGCACACCTGCAGCCGCCCCCGGTCACCAGTGAGCAGCATGGGGCCCGCTATGCCTGCCGAGTCCACCACCCCAGCCTGTCCACCCTGGGGCGCAGCGCTGAGGTCACCCTGCAGGTGGCTG GTCTCTCTGGGCCCTCTCTGGAGGACGGCATTGGTCTCTTCCTGtctgcctttctcctccttgggatCCTCAAGGCACTGGGCTGGGCTG CTGCCTACCTGACCACACAGAATTCAATGGAAAAG aaaacagagTGA
- the LOC102399943 gene encoding tapasin isoform X2, with product MKRLSLLLAVALGLATAVSARPAVIECWFVEDAGGGKLAKKPAALLLRQGAESPPPRPDLAPERYLKVHDPAGALQAAFRQYPRDAPAPRCEMSLYVPLPASAKWLSGLTPEQSCPRALDGTWLMVSMSSPYLSLSSLLRPQSEPQPEPALITMATAVLTVFTHTPTPRIPMGQDALLDLSFAYVPLTPKAPSLAPGPPPFGLEWRRQHLGKGHLLLAVTPGLNGQVPAAQEGAVAFAAWDDNEPWGPWTGNGTFWLPAVRPSQEGTYLATVHLPYLQGQITLELAVQKPPKVALKPEPLVWAAPGEAPPELLCLVSHFYPSHGLEVEWELRGGPEGRFQKAEGQRWLSALTHHSDGSLSLSAHLQPPPVTSEQHGARYACRVHHPSLSTLGRSAEVTLQVAAAYLTTQNSMEKKTE from the exons ATGAAGCGCCTGTCCCTGCTCCTCGCTGTGGCTTTGG GCTTGGCGACCGCTGTCTCGGCCAGACCCGCGGTGATTGAGTGCTGGTTCGTGGAGGATGCGGGCGGGGGCAAGTTGGCCAAGAAACCCGCTGCCCTGCTGCTGCGCCAGGGCGCGGAGAGCCCACCTCCTCGACCGGACCTCGCGCCAGAGCGCTACCTCAAAGTTCACG ACCCCGCGGGCGCCCTTCAGGCCGCCTTCAGGCAGTATCCCCGGGACGCCCCCGCGCCACGCTGCGAGATGAGCCTCTACGTCCCGCTCCCAGCCTCGGCCAAATGGCTCAGCGGCTTGACCCCGGAGCAGAGTTGCCCGCGGGCCCTAGACGGGACTTGGCTCATGGTCAGCATGTCTAGCCCGTACCTCAGCCTCTCCAGCCTCCTTCGACCACAGTCGGAGCCTCAGCCGGAGCCTGCTCTCATCACCATGGCAACAG CTGTCCTAACTGTCTTCACTCACACCCCCACCCCTCGCATCCCAATGGGACAAGATGCCTTGCTGGACTTGAGCTTTGCCTACGTGCCCCTCACCCCCAAGGCTCCTTCTCTGGCCCCAGGTCCCCCTCCCTTTGGGCTGGAGTGGCGACGCCAGCACCTGGGTAAGGGGCACCTGCTGCTAGCTGTGACTCCTGGACTGAATGGGCAGGTGCCAGCTGCCCAAGAGGGGGCAGTGGCATTTGCTGCTTGGGATGACAATGAGCCCTGGGGGCCATGGACCGGAAATGGGACCTTCTGGCTGCCTGCAGTTCGGCCCTCCCAGGAGGGTACCTATCTGGCTACTGTTCACCTGCCATACCTGCAAGGGCAGATCACCCTGGAGCTTGCTGTACAGA AACCCCCCAAGGTGGCCCTGAAACCAGAGCCTCTTGTATGGGCTGCTCCTGGGGAGGCACCCCCAGAGCTGCTCTGCCTCGTGTCCCACTTCTACCCCTCCCATGGGCTGGAGGTGGAGTGGGAGCTTCGGGGTGGCCCAGAGGGTCGCTTTCagaaggctgagggccagagGTGGCTCTCGGCCCTGACACATCACTCAGACGGCTCTTTGAGCCTCTCCGCACACCTGCAGCCGCCCCCGGTCACCAGTGAGCAGCATGGGGCCCGCTATGCCTGCCGAGTCCACCACCCCAGCCTGTCCACCCTGGGGCGCAGCGCTGAGGTCACCCTGCAGGTGGCTG CTGCCTACCTGACCACACAGAATTCAATGGAAAAG aaaacagagTGA